In Methanothermus fervidus DSM 2088, a single genomic region encodes these proteins:
- a CDS encoding protein translocase subunit secE/sec61 gamma (InterPro IPR008158: IPR001901~KEGG: mth:MTH1677 preprotein translocase subunit SecE~SPTR: O27713 Preprotein translocase subunit secE~TIGRFAM: protein translocase SEC61 complex, gamma subunit~PFAM: SecE/Sec61-gamma subunits of protein translocation complex~TIGRFAM: protein translocase SEC61 complex gamma subunit, archaeal and eukaryotic) has translation MNIKEVVLKFTKDAKRVLYVSRKPRKEEYLSVAKVTGLGIIIIGVIGFIINMIVALMGG, from the coding sequence ATGAATATCAAAGAAGTGGTTTTAAAATTTACCAAAGATGCAAAAAGAGTTTTATATGTCTCAAGAAAACCTAGAAAAGAGGAATATTTAAGTGTCGCCAAAGTAACAGGACTTGGAATAATAATAATAGGAGTAATAGGTTTTATTATAAATATGATTGTTGCTCTCATGGGTGGTTAA
- a CDS encoding LSU ribosomal protein L24A (COGs: COG0250 Transcription antiterminator~InterPro IPR006645: IPR008991: IPR005824: IPR011590~KEGG: mth:MTH1678 transcription antitermination protein NusG~PFAM: KOW domain protein; NGN domain protein~SMART: NGN domain protein; KOW domain protein~SPTR: O27714 Transcription termination factor NusG~TIGRFAM: ribosomal protein L24~PFAM: Early transcription elongation factor of RNA pol II, NGN section; KOW motif~TIGRFAM: ribosomal protein L24p/L26e, archaeal), giving the protein MKSKIYALKTSAGQEKNVARMLTKKVKNSDIDISAILVSESLKGYILVESSSKLDMRNPIFRMPHLRGIVEGSVKFKEIEKFLKPEPIVTSIKRGSIVELIAGPFKGERAKVIRVDESKEEVVLELIEAAVPIPVTVKADQVRIVQKEAD; this is encoded by the coding sequence ATGAAATCAAAAATATATGCTCTCAAGACTTCAGCAGGACAGGAAAAAAATGTTGCAAGAATGTTAACTAAAAAAGTAAAAAATAGTGATATAGATATTTCAGCCATTTTAGTGTCAGAATCATTAAAAGGATATATATTAGTTGAATCATCTTCAAAATTAGACATGAGAAACCCAATATTTCGAATGCCTCACCTAAGAGGCATTGTTGAAGGTTCTGTGAAGTTTAAAGAAATAGAAAAATTTTTAAAACCAGAACCTATAGTTACATCAATTAAGAGAGGTAGTATAGTGGAACTTATTGCTGGTCCTTTTAAAGGAGAAAGAGCAAAAGTTATCAGAGTTGATGAATCTAAGGAAGAAGTAGTTTTAGAACTTATAGAGGCCGCTGTGCCAATACCAGTAACTGTTAAGGCTGATCAAGTTAGAATAGTACAGAAGGAGGCAGACTGA
- a CDS encoding LSU ribosomal protein L11P (COGs: COG0080 Ribosomal protein L11~InterPro IPR020783: IPR020784: IPR020785: IPR000911~KEGG: mka:MK0824 50S ribosomal protein L11P~PFAM: Ribosomal protein L11-like~SMART: ribosomal protein L11~SPTR: Q8TX52 50S ribosomal protein L11P~PFAM: Ribosomal protein L11, RNA binding domain; Ribosomal protein L11, N-terminal domain), with translation MPKETVEVLIEGGKATPGPPLGPSLGPYGVNIKEVVDEINKKTADFKGMKVPVKVIIDTETREFEIKVGTPPTSALIMNELNIEKGSSDPGAEKVGDLSIKQVIKIAKMKFDSLLAKDYKAAAKEILGTCLSMGVTVEGKDPREVQKEIDEGKYDEFFEE, from the coding sequence ATGCCTAAAGAAACAGTCGAAGTTTTAATAGAAGGTGGAAAAGCAACGCCAGGACCTCCTCTTGGACCTTCATTAGGCCCATATGGAGTTAATATAAAAGAAGTTGTCGATGAGATAAATAAGAAGACTGCTGACTTTAAAGGAATGAAAGTGCCTGTGAAAGTTATAATAGACACTGAAACAAGAGAATTTGAAATTAAGGTAGGTACACCACCAACAAGTGCACTTATAATGAATGAATTAAATATTGAAAAAGGATCTTCAGATCCAGGAGCAGAAAAGGTCGGTGACTTGTCAATTAAACAAGTTATAAAAATAGCAAAAATGAAATTTGATTCATTATTAGCTAAAGATTATAAAGCTGCTGCAAAAGAAATATTAGGAACATGTTTAAGCATGGGAGTAACGGTTGAAGGTAAAGATCCTAGAGAGGTCCAAAAAGAAATTGACGAAGGAAAATATGATGAATTCTTTGAGGAGTAA
- a CDS encoding LSU ribosomal protein L1P (COGs: COG0081 Ribosomal protein L1~InterPro IPR002143: IPR016094~KEGG: mth:MTH1680 50S ribosomal protein L1P~PFAM: ribosomal protein L1~SPTR: O27716 50S ribosomal protein L1P~PFAM: Ribosomal protein L1p/L10e family), whose protein sequence is MDNDNIVNAIKEAKKISKKRNFKESMDLIVNLKDVDVSDPEKRFNEEVVLPKGRGKKIKIAVIADGELAINAKNAGADLVIDKEMLEELGKNRRKAKKIAKKYEFFLAQADLMPRVGRFLGPVLGPRNKMPKPVPPNVDIEPIIKRLRNTVRIRVKDQPVVHTVVGTRDMDSEDLAENVKAVLNAIKRNLEKGESQIGSVYIKTTMGPTVKVM, encoded by the coding sequence ATGGATAACGATAACATCGTAAATGCAATAAAAGAAGCAAAAAAGATAAGTAAAAAAAGAAATTTTAAAGAATCTATGGATTTAATTGTAAATCTTAAAGATGTGGACGTGAGTGATCCTGAGAAAAGATTTAACGAAGAAGTTGTTTTGCCAAAGGGTCGCGGAAAAAAAATTAAAATTGCCGTTATAGCAGATGGTGAATTAGCTATAAATGCTAAAAATGCTGGAGCAGATTTAGTAATAGATAAAGAAATGTTGGAAGAATTAGGAAAAAATCGTAGAAAGGCGAAAAAAATTGCAAAAAAATATGAATTCTTCCTTGCACAAGCAGATTTAATGCCAAGGGTAGGTAGATTCCTTGGACCAGTACTTGGACCACGAAATAAAATGCCAAAACCCGTGCCACCCAATGTAGATATAGAGCCGATAATAAAAAGATTAAGAAATACTGTGAGAATCAGAGTGAAAGATCAGCCAGTAGTGCATACAGTTGTAGGAACTAGAGATATGGACAGTGAGGATTTAGCTGAGAATGTAAAAGCAGTGCTTAATGCAATAAAACGTAATTTAGAAAAAGGAGAATCACAAATAGGGTCAGTGTATATTAAAACAACTATGGGACCAACAGTAAAGGTGATGTAG
- a CDS encoding LSU ribosomal protein L10P (COGs: COG0244 Ribosomal protein L10~InterPro IPR001790~KEGG: mth:MTH1681 acidic ribosomal protein P0~PFAM: ribosomal protein L10~SPTR: O27717 Acidic ribosomal protein P0 homolog~PFAM: Ribosomal protein L10): protein MAHVAEWKIREVEELKNLIDQYPVIGIANLVGIPAKQLQQIRNKLRGEAVIRVSKKTLIKIALEKSNKDGVKDLSKYMEGQVALILTKMNPFKLYKLLDESKTPAPAKPGAIAPNDIVVPKCNTGLDPGPILGELQQAGIPAKIEGGKIVITDETVVVKAGEEIPPKIAEILNRLDIQPLEIGVDLIAVYEDGDIYTADILSIDEEKTISDIQKAYRHAFNLSVNAPIYVKETMPYILQNAAAKAFNLSVNAGIITSKTIPLLLSKAYNQMVSLASTISKIKAEALDEDLSKRIKRKGKVTKKKTKKKEKEEKEEEEEEKEEEAAAGLGALFG, encoded by the coding sequence ATGGCCCATGTAGCTGAATGGAAAATAAGAGAGGTTGAAGAACTTAAAAATTTAATTGATCAATATCCTGTAATTGGTATTGCTAATTTAGTAGGTATTCCAGCCAAACAACTACAACAGATAAGAAATAAACTAAGAGGCGAAGCTGTAATCAGAGTATCTAAAAAGACATTGATAAAAATTGCATTAGAAAAAAGTAATAAAGATGGTGTTAAAGATTTAAGTAAATATATGGAAGGTCAGGTAGCACTCATACTTACAAAGATGAATCCATTTAAATTATATAAATTACTTGATGAAAGCAAAACTCCTGCACCAGCTAAACCTGGAGCGATAGCACCTAATGATATAGTAGTGCCTAAGTGTAATACCGGACTTGATCCAGGTCCAATATTAGGAGAATTACAACAAGCAGGAATTCCTGCTAAAATTGAAGGTGGTAAAATAGTTATAACAGATGAGACGGTAGTTGTAAAAGCTGGAGAAGAAATACCACCTAAAATCGCGGAAATATTAAACAGGTTAGATATTCAACCATTAGAAATTGGAGTAGATTTAATAGCTGTTTATGAAGATGGAGATATTTACACAGCAGATATCTTAAGTATTGATGAAGAGAAAACAATTTCCGATATACAAAAAGCATATAGGCATGCATTTAACTTATCAGTAAATGCTCCAATATATGTAAAGGAAACAATGCCTTACATATTACAGAATGCAGCTGCTAAAGCATTTAACTTATCAGTAAATGCTGGCATAATAACTTCCAAGACAATACCTTTATTACTTTCAAAAGCATATAATCAGATGGTATCATTGGCATCAACAATAAGTAAAATAAAAGCCGAAGCTTTAGATGAGGATTTAAGTAAAAGAATAAAACGTAAAGGTAAAGTCACTAAAAAGAAAACCAAAAAGAAAGAAAAAGAAGAAAAAGAGGAGGAGGAAGAAGAGAAAGAAGAAGAAGCAGCTGCAGGATTAGGAGCATTATTTGGATAA
- a CDS encoding LSU ribosomal protein L12AE (InterPro IPR001813~KEGG: mka:MK0004 50S ribosomal protein L12P~PFAM: ribosomal protein 60S~SPTR: Q8TZC6 Ribosomal protein L12E/L44/L45~PFAM: 60s Acidic ribosomal protein~TIGRFAM: 50S ribosomal protein L12P), giving the protein MEYIYAAMLLHSIGKEINEENVKKVLEAAGAEVDEARVKALVAALEEVDIDEAIEKAAVAPAPAGEVKEEKEEEEEEKEEKEEEEEEEEEEEEKEEEAAAGLGALFG; this is encoded by the coding sequence ATGGAATATATATATGCAGCTATGTTGTTACACAGCATTGGAAAAGAAATTAACGAAGAAAATGTAAAGAAAGTATTAGAAGCAGCAGGCGCTGAAGTAGATGAAGCTAGAGTAAAAGCATTGGTGGCTGCATTAGAAGAAGTTGACATTGATGAAGCCATTGAAAAAGCAGCAGTGGCTCCTGCACCAGCAGGAGAAGTAAAAGAAGAGAAAGAAGAAGAGGAAGAGGAGAAGGAAGAAAAAGAGGAGGAGGAAGAAGAGGAAGAAGAGGAAGAAGAGAAAGAAGAAGAAGCAGCTGCAGGATTAGGAGCATTATTTGGATAA
- a CDS encoding alanyl-tRNA synthetase (COGs: COG0013 Alanyl-tRNA synthetase~InterPro IPR018162: IPR018163: IPR018165: IPR018164: IPR 012947: IPR003156: IPR002318~KEGG: mth:MTH1683 alanyl-tRNA synthetase~PFAM: Alanyl-tRNA synthetase, class IIc-like; Threonyl/alanyl tRNA synthetase SAD; phosphoesterase DHHA1~PRIAM: Alanine--tRNA ligase~SPTR: O27718 Alanyl-tRNA synthetase~TIGRFAM: alanyl-tRNA synthetase~PFAM: DHHA1 domain; Threonyl and Alanyl tRNA synthetase second additional domain; tRNA synthetases class II (A)~TIGRFAM: alanine--tRNA ligase; alanyl-tRNA synthetase), whose protein sequence is MDKNSSLFFLFFNVIFMELEKLGYKRFKCKSCGNYFWSLEYRETCGDAPCDEYRFIDNPPTKKNYDLYELEKLFLKFFEKKGHKIIPRYPVVAKRWRDDVFLVGASIYNFQPWVTSGIVDPPANPLVVSQPSIRLNDIDNVGRTGRHFTCFTMGGHHAFNKEDKIIYWKNETIKYCYEFLQTLGISPKKITFIESWWEGGGNAGPCYEVCVDGVELATLVFIQFKTNGKLEDIPLKIVDTGYGLERFAWVSQGTPTAYDAVFPQFIDKLKDITGVSVDKRLLKENARIAGLMDIETESDLMKLRKKVANKLNISVDKLNNIIGPMENIYAIADHTRCLTFMLSDGVIPSNMGEGYLARLVLRRIIRLMDELNLNMPLKKIMEIQIDILSKHYPEIEKHYDHILNVVELEEKRYSKTISKGKKTVKRIINDLKRKNKNKIPLKTLIKLYDSKGVPPELVREICKKEGISVELPDNFYTLVAEQHEGKKTKEKGEKIDLDLPETKLLFYEKPKEKRFNAKIIGSYKNSVILDKTLFYPEGGGQPSDRGYLVVNGKKFYVKNVTKVNNIILHELDTDNVENLVGKNVEGIIDWERRVKLTRNHTATHILLASARKILGDHVWQAGAKKGIKASRLDISHYKRLSRDEIKKIEKLANEYVRKNIKVNVKWMDRQAAEKKYGFILYQGGVIPGSKIRVVEIPGVDVQACAGTHVEYTGDIGFIKINRTERIQDGVERLEFSVGDSAVDFVQHYEDLLLKSAQIFRVEPQILPKTCKRFFEEWKQFKNEIERLKEEIAKLKIKTIKSKIKKINDLKVVCEELDASMKELETIASEFIKDGTDFVLLGNKNKNLVIMVSKKSIEKGIKANEFMKKITEKFGGGGGGRENIARGAIKENIRNILEFVYKIIEKESK, encoded by the coding sequence TTGGATAAAAACTCCTCCTTATTTTTCTTATTTTTTAACGTGATTTTTATGGAATTAGAAAAACTAGGTTATAAAAGGTTTAAATGCAAAAGTTGTGGCAATTACTTTTGGTCATTAGAATATCGTGAAACATGTGGTGACGCTCCTTGTGATGAATATAGGTTTATAGATAACCCTCCAACAAAAAAAAATTATGATTTATATGAATTAGAGAAATTATTTTTAAAATTTTTCGAAAAAAAAGGACATAAAATTATACCTCGTTATCCAGTAGTAGCTAAACGGTGGAGAGATGACGTTTTTCTTGTTGGGGCTTCTATTTATAACTTTCAGCCATGGGTAACGTCAGGAATTGTAGACCCACCAGCAAATCCATTAGTTGTTTCACAACCATCTATACGTTTAAATGATATAGATAATGTAGGTAGAACTGGAAGGCATTTCACATGTTTTACTATGGGAGGTCATCATGCATTTAATAAAGAAGATAAGATTATATATTGGAAAAATGAAACAATAAAATATTGTTATGAGTTTTTACAGACTCTTGGTATTTCTCCTAAGAAGATAACCTTTATTGAATCATGGTGGGAAGGAGGAGGAAATGCTGGCCCTTGTTATGAGGTATGTGTAGATGGTGTAGAATTAGCAACTCTAGTTTTTATTCAGTTTAAAACAAATGGTAAATTGGAAGATATTCCTTTAAAGATAGTAGACACAGGTTATGGATTAGAAAGATTTGCATGGGTATCTCAAGGAACTCCAACTGCCTATGATGCGGTTTTTCCACAATTTATAGATAAATTAAAAGATATAACTGGTGTAAGCGTTGATAAAAGATTATTAAAAGAAAATGCAAGAATAGCAGGATTAATGGACATAGAAACGGAATCAGATTTAATGAAATTAAGAAAAAAGGTTGCTAATAAACTTAATATCTCCGTTGACAAGTTAAATAATATAATTGGTCCAATGGAAAATATATATGCCATTGCTGATCATACCCGTTGCCTAACTTTTATGTTGAGTGATGGTGTTATTCCTTCCAATATGGGAGAAGGTTACCTAGCTCGTTTGGTTTTAAGGCGAATTATAAGGCTGATGGATGAACTAAACTTAAATATGCCTCTTAAAAAAATCATGGAAATACAAATAGACATTTTATCTAAACATTATCCTGAAATAGAAAAACATTATGACCATATTCTCAATGTAGTTGAATTAGAGGAAAAAAGATATTCAAAAACTATCTCAAAAGGAAAAAAGACTGTCAAAAGAATTATAAATGATTTAAAACGGAAAAATAAAAATAAAATTCCTTTAAAAACTTTAATTAAACTTTATGATTCAAAGGGCGTACCACCAGAACTTGTTAGAGAAATTTGCAAAAAAGAAGGAATATCTGTAGAGTTGCCTGATAATTTCTATACACTTGTTGCTGAGCAACATGAAGGTAAAAAAACCAAAGAGAAAGGTGAAAAGATAGATTTAGACCTTCCTGAAACAAAACTTCTTTTTTATGAAAAACCTAAAGAAAAAAGATTTAATGCAAAGATCATTGGCAGTTATAAAAATTCTGTTATATTGGATAAAACTTTATTTTATCCTGAAGGAGGAGGACAGCCAAGTGATAGAGGCTATTTAGTGGTCAATGGAAAGAAATTTTATGTAAAGAACGTTACAAAAGTTAATAATATTATTTTACATGAATTAGACACAGATAATGTTGAAAATTTAGTTGGAAAAAATGTAGAAGGAATTATTGATTGGGAAAGACGTGTAAAATTAACAAGAAACCATACAGCGACACATATATTGTTAGCTTCTGCTAGAAAAATATTAGGCGACCATGTATGGCAGGCTGGAGCTAAAAAAGGTATAAAAGCTTCTCGTCTTGACATATCCCATTATAAACGCCTAAGTAGGGATGAAATAAAAAAAATTGAAAAATTAGCTAACGAATATGTAAGGAAAAATATAAAAGTAAATGTTAAATGGATGGATAGACAGGCTGCAGAAAAGAAATATGGTTTTATATTATATCAGGGTGGGGTTATTCCTGGATCAAAAATAAGAGTTGTTGAAATTCCAGGAGTTGATGTACAAGCATGTGCAGGCACTCATGTAGAATATACTGGTGACATAGGTTTTATAAAAATTAATAGGACAGAAAGGATCCAAGACGGTGTTGAAAGATTAGAATTTTCTGTTGGAGATTCTGCCGTAGATTTTGTACAACATTATGAAGATTTATTATTAAAAAGTGCACAAATCTTCAGAGTTGAACCACAGATTCTACCTAAAACTTGTAAAAGATTTTTTGAGGAATGGAAACAATTTAAAAATGAAATAGAAAGACTAAAAGAAGAAATCGCAAAATTAAAAATTAAAACTATAAAATCAAAAATTAAAAAGATCAATGATTTAAAAGTTGTTTGTGAAGAATTAGATGCAAGTATGAAAGAATTAGAAACAATTGCATCAGAGTTTATAAAAGATGGAACAGATTTTGTATTATTAGGAAATAAAAACAAAAATCTAGTGATTATGGTATCCAAAAAATCTATAGAAAAAGGCATTAAAGCCAATGAATTCATGAAAAAGATAACTGAAAAATTTGGAGGAGGCGGAGGCGGAAGAGAAAACATAGCAAGAGGTGCTATAAAAGAAAACATTAGAAATATACTGGAATTTGTTTATAAAATTATTGAAAAAGAATCAAAATGA